A single window of Pontibacillus chungwhensis DNA harbors:
- the adh gene encoding aldehyde dehydrogenase: protein MIYANPGEQNSKVTFKERYENYIGGKWTAPSGGEYFKNVSPVNGQVFCEVARSTEDDINLAIDAADEAKKSWGETSTTERANLLNKIADRMEDNLEMLAVAETWDNGKAVRETLAADLPLAVDHFRYFAGCIRAQEGSIGEVDGDTIAYHFHEPLGVVGQIIPWNFPILMATWKLAPALAAGNCVVLKPAEQTPASIMVLMELIEDILPPGVVNIVNGFGVEAGKPLAQSDRISKIAFTGETTTGRLIMQYASQNIIPVTLELGGKSPNIFFKDVMDKDDDFLDKAIEGFIMFALNQGEVCTCPSRALIDESIYDEFMERAIERVKSIKQGNPLDTETMMGAQASSEQLEKILSYLEIGKEEGAECLIGGSRNTLEGDLSEGYFVNPTIFKGSNDMRVFQEEIFGPVVSVTTFKSEEEAMNIANDTLYGLGAGVWTRNINTAYQFGRGIEAGRVWTNCYHAYPAHAAFGGYKMSGIGRENHKMMLSHYQQTKNMLVSYSPKKLGFY from the coding sequence ATGATTTATGCAAATCCAGGTGAACAGAATTCAAAGGTTACATTTAAAGAACGGTATGAGAATTATATTGGTGGAAAGTGGACAGCCCCATCTGGTGGTGAATACTTCAAAAATGTCAGCCCCGTTAATGGTCAAGTCTTCTGTGAAGTAGCACGATCGACGGAAGATGATATCAACCTGGCAATTGATGCAGCTGATGAAGCGAAGAAATCATGGGGAGAAACATCAACGACAGAACGAGCAAATCTTTTAAATAAAATAGCTGATCGAATGGAAGATAACCTAGAGATGTTAGCCGTAGCAGAAACATGGGATAATGGGAAAGCGGTTCGTGAAACTCTCGCTGCCGATCTCCCATTAGCGGTGGACCACTTCCGTTACTTTGCAGGATGTATTCGTGCTCAAGAAGGCTCAATTGGTGAAGTAGACGGGGATACCATTGCCTATCATTTCCATGAGCCACTTGGTGTGGTTGGGCAAATCATCCCTTGGAACTTCCCTATCTTAATGGCTACATGGAAACTGGCTCCTGCATTAGCCGCTGGGAATTGCGTCGTATTGAAGCCAGCTGAACAAACCCCGGCTTCTATTATGGTATTAATGGAGTTAATTGAAGATATTCTTCCGCCAGGAGTTGTGAATATAGTAAACGGATTCGGTGTAGAAGCAGGTAAACCTCTTGCTCAAAGTGACCGAATTTCAAAAATTGCTTTCACCGGAGAAACGACTACAGGGCGATTAATTATGCAGTACGCTTCACAAAATATCATTCCTGTTACACTTGAATTAGGTGGTAAATCTCCAAATATCTTCTTTAAAGATGTAATGGATAAAGATGATGATTTCCTGGATAAAGCCATTGAAGGATTTATCATGTTTGCTTTAAATCAAGGAGAAGTCTGTACGTGCCCTTCTCGAGCCCTGATCGATGAGTCTATCTATGATGAGTTTATGGAGCGAGCAATTGAAAGGGTTAAGTCCATCAAACAAGGAAATCCTCTGGATACGGAAACCATGATGGGGGCACAAGCCTCTAGTGAACAGCTTGAAAAGATCCTTTCTTATTTGGAAATCGGCAAGGAAGAGGGTGCTGAATGTCTCATTGGTGGATCTAGAAATACATTAGAAGGTGACTTAAGTGAAGGTTACTTCGTAAATCCAACTATCTTTAAAGGATCAAATGATATGAGAGTCTTCCAGGAAGAAATTTTTGGTCCAGTCGTTTCCGTTACGACATTTAAATCTGAGGAAGAAGCGATGAACATTGCCAATGATACGCTATATGGATTAGGCGCAGGGGTATGGACGCGAAATATTAATACCGCTTATCAATTTGGGCGTGGGATTGAAGCGGGTCGTGTGTGGACGAATTGTTACCATGCCTACCCTGCTCATGCAGCGTTTGGAGGATATAAAATGTCAGGAATTGGGCGTGAAAATCACAAAATGATGCTTTCCCATTACCAACAAACTAAAAATATGCTCGTGAGTTATAGTCCGAAGAAATTAGGATTTTATTAA
- a CDS encoding DUF779 domain-containing protein: MEQVLATEEALELIEKLKAKHGPLLFHQSGGCCDGSSPMCYPEGDFLIGKSDVHLGDIGGCPFYMNKKQYEYWKHTQLIIDVVEGRGGMFSLEGPEGVRFLTRSKVLPK, from the coding sequence ATGGAACAAGTGCTAGCAACAGAAGAGGCTCTTGAACTTATTGAAAAGTTAAAAGCCAAACATGGCCCTCTTTTATTTCATCAGTCAGGTGGATGTTGTGATGGCAGCTCCCCCATGTGTTACCCGGAAGGAGATTTTTTAATCGGAAAATCGGATGTCCATCTAGGTGACATTGGAGGTTGCCCTTTCTATATGAACAAAAAACAATATGAGTATTGGAAACATACTCAGCTGATCATCGATGTTGTAGAAGGACGTGGGGGTATGTTTTCATTAGAGGGACCAGAAGGCGTGCGTTTCTTAACACGCTCTAAAGTGCTTCCTAAATAG
- a CDS encoding YfhD family protein codes for MTRGQSKKGKNKNKTRDLSQTPKHDIVEDGRDVEFSQEFADEADRKAQERSKEADQRAKHHNE; via the coding sequence ATGACAAGAGGACAAAGTAAAAAAGGGAAAAACAAAAATAAAACACGTGATCTTTCTCAAACACCGAAGCATGACATTGTTGAAGACGGACGCGATGTAGAATTCTCACAAGAATTCGCAGATGAGGCGGATCGTAAAGCGCAAGAGCGCTCAAAAGAAGCAGACCAACGTGCGAAACATCATAATGAATAA
- the panF gene encoding sodium/pantothenate symporter, translated as MNLSVIIPLLLFLVVIFMIGLWSSRELHASNTFLEDYFLGGRQLGGFILAMTMTATYGSASSFVGGPGVAYTQGLGWVLLAMSQVATGYFVLMILGKKFAIMSRKYNAVTLIDFLKERYQSKWVVITSALSIIIFLFSAMAAQWVGGARLIESITGLSYTSALFLFALSVLVYVIIGGFRAVALTDTVQGIVMFFGTLILLIATIIAGGGVPSIVADLSAENPNLLTPYGANLDLSPSYVSSFWILVGVGVVGLPQVTVRAMSYKSSKAMHRALIIGTIVVGFIMLNMHLIGVFARPILPGIEVGDKVMPLIAQEVLPPWLAGIVLAAPMAAIMSTVDSLLLLVSSAIVKDVYLNYIKPEASNHKVKQLSITITAVLGILVFLMALNPPDLLIWLNLFAFGGLEAVFIWPVVLGLYWSKGNKYGALASMLVGISSYIAIDQWTSSPLFGMHTVVMPVLLSLVIYILVSLFTQQKTNENLL; from the coding sequence ATGAATCTGTCTGTCATTATTCCATTATTACTATTTTTAGTTGTCATTTTTATGATTGGATTATGGAGCAGTCGGGAGCTACATGCTTCTAATACTTTCTTAGAAGATTATTTTCTTGGTGGCCGTCAGCTAGGCGGATTTATCCTAGCTATGACAATGACCGCTACATACGGAAGTGCAAGCAGTTTTGTTGGAGGGCCTGGTGTAGCATATACCCAAGGGCTTGGCTGGGTTTTGCTTGCTATGAGTCAAGTGGCAACAGGATATTTTGTACTCATGATACTCGGAAAGAAATTTGCGATTATGTCAAGAAAATACAATGCCGTTACGCTAATCGATTTCCTAAAGGAAAGGTACCAAAGTAAATGGGTTGTGATTACTTCAGCCTTAAGTATCATCATTTTCTTATTTTCTGCCATGGCTGCCCAATGGGTAGGTGGAGCTAGGCTTATTGAATCCATTACAGGCCTGTCCTACACGAGTGCTCTTTTCTTATTCGCTTTATCTGTGTTGGTCTATGTCATTATTGGAGGATTCCGAGCCGTTGCCCTTACGGATACCGTTCAAGGAATTGTGATGTTCTTTGGGACTCTCATACTTCTTATAGCGACGATCATTGCAGGAGGAGGGGTTCCTTCCATTGTGGCTGACTTATCGGCAGAAAATCCTAACTTATTAACTCCTTATGGAGCTAATCTTGATCTAAGTCCGAGCTATGTATCCTCTTTTTGGATACTAGTGGGCGTGGGTGTCGTAGGGTTGCCACAGGTTACCGTTAGAGCTATGTCGTATAAAAGTTCTAAAGCTATGCATCGTGCGCTAATTATCGGAACGATTGTTGTAGGCTTTATCATGTTAAACATGCATTTAATAGGTGTGTTTGCACGACCTATCCTTCCAGGGATTGAAGTCGGAGACAAAGTTATGCCACTTATTGCGCAAGAAGTGCTTCCTCCTTGGTTAGCGGGAATCGTACTTGCAGCTCCAATGGCTGCCATTATGTCTACAGTGGATTCCTTATTACTTCTCGTCAGTTCAGCCATTGTTAAAGATGTCTACTTAAATTATATAAAACCAGAAGCAAGTAATCATAAGGTTAAACAGTTAAGTATTACCATCACTGCTGTTCTCGGGATCCTGGTATTTTTAATGGCGTTAAATCCTCCTGATCTTCTAATTTGGTTAAATCTGTTCGCGTTTGGTGGATTAGAAGCTGTATTCATATGGCCAGTCGTTCTGGGATTGTACTGGTCGAAAGGGAACAAGTACGGAGCATTAGCTTCTATGCTAGTAGGGATCAGTTCATATATTGCTATCGATCAATGGACAAGCTCCCCACTGTTTGGTATGCATACTGTTGTGATGCCAGTACTTTTATCATTAGTGATTTACATTCTTGTCAGTTTATTTACTCAACAGAAGACCAATGAAAACCTTCTATAA
- a CDS encoding YhdT family protein, whose product MKNNSSDPRYKIAHREALIGVGLALINFIWWFAFAYGLGDRSPEDYTYILGLPSWFVYSCIGGFILMAVLVTFVVTVWFKEVPFDQEEGGQE is encoded by the coding sequence GTGAAAAACAATAGTAGTGATCCCAGGTATAAAATCGCTCATCGCGAAGCTTTAATTGGAGTCGGTTTAGCCTTAATTAATTTTATATGGTGGTTTGCTTTTGCATACGGACTAGGGGACCGTTCTCCTGAAGATTATACGTATATACTTGGTTTACCCTCGTGGTTTGTTTATAGCTGCATAGGTGGATTCATTTTGATGGCTGTACTTGTTACATTTGTGGTAACCGTGTGGTTTAAAGAAGTTCCTTTCGATCAAGAGGAAGGAGGACAAGAATGA
- a CDS encoding PAS domain S-box protein produces MESMLASYSPILFLIAILLTLMTSYTALDLFTLYKTSERNGQFLFIGGMISMGIGIWVMNFLTMLSSDSYNVMNNQVPLTILSVGLGITFAGIAFYFVTNHSEKVMYLFLGSFFLTMGVFATHVTGMYTLKSSVYYQPFILSWSLILLYGSFLLALWILFYYKNLIYSKNPWLKPISSIIITGAIVEGYFLLSKSVSFEEAVITNGLPVTGNHSFSVYFLLFMSVLIIAGVLVSSTLLNTRLASKDTYVRDITFALDQSSIVAITDSKGIITYVNQKFCEISGYKEDELIGQDHSLISSGYHSKDFFKELWKTIGTGQVWKGEIKNQAKDGSYYWVDTTIVPFLNAKGKPYQYIAIRSNITTRKEAEHQLRNALKEVQDIEFALNQSTIVAITDEKGKIKTVNDKFCEISGYTRGELIGEDHRILNSSYHPSQFFKQLWKSIGTGHVWRGEIRNKKKDGTFYWVDTTIIPFMNESGKPYQYLSIRNDITERKKTEEVLHRQDKLAAVGQLAAGVAHEIRNPLTSMRGYAEYLQLDEEDLNRRDLLDIIVDEIERVNVIVEEFMVLSKPRAVHLEEKRITPIIQNVLSLLNYQARKNKVSLQFQEPNESPLLHCDEDRLKQVFLNLVKNGIEANEPGGEVTIFMESSDEFLTIYVRDTGEGIPEHQLKQLGEPFYTTKENGNGLGLMMTYKIIESHNGSIRVESKKGQGTTFIVSLPVLREN; encoded by the coding sequence ATGGAATCAATGTTAGCTTCCTATAGTCCGATTTTATTTTTAATTGCTATTTTACTTACCTTAATGACCTCATATACTGCTTTAGATCTATTTACGTTATATAAAACATCTGAACGGAATGGTCAGTTTCTATTTATAGGTGGAATGATTTCAATGGGAATTGGGATCTGGGTTATGAACTTTCTAACCATGCTATCTTCTGATTCATATAATGTGATGAATAATCAAGTTCCGCTGACTATTTTGTCCGTTGGATTAGGGATCACGTTTGCTGGAATCGCGTTTTATTTTGTTACAAATCACTCCGAGAAAGTAATGTATTTATTTCTGGGAAGTTTTTTCTTAACGATGGGGGTGTTCGCAACCCATGTGACAGGGATGTACACATTAAAATCATCTGTTTATTACCAGCCATTTATTCTCAGTTGGTCGTTAATCCTTCTATATGGATCTTTTCTATTAGCATTATGGATTTTATTTTACTATAAGAACTTAATTTATTCTAAAAACCCTTGGTTAAAACCCATTAGTTCCATCATTATTACAGGAGCAATTGTAGAAGGGTATTTCTTATTATCGAAATCAGTTTCCTTTGAGGAAGCCGTCATTACAAATGGTTTACCCGTTACTGGTAATCATTCTTTCTCTGTCTATTTCTTGTTATTTATGTCGGTATTAATCATTGCAGGAGTGCTCGTCTCTAGTACCTTATTAAATACAAGATTAGCATCAAAAGATACGTATGTTAGAGATATCACATTTGCTCTTGATCAATCATCCATTGTAGCCATAACAGACTCGAAAGGTATCATTACATATGTGAATCAAAAATTTTGTGAGATATCTGGTTATAAAGAAGATGAACTTATTGGTCAAGATCATAGCCTAATAAGTTCTGGGTATCATTCAAAAGATTTCTTTAAAGAACTTTGGAAAACGATAGGAACAGGACAGGTGTGGAAGGGAGAAATTAAAAACCAAGCGAAAGACGGGTCCTACTATTGGGTAGATACCACAATTGTTCCCTTTCTGAATGCTAAAGGAAAACCCTATCAGTATATAGCCATTCGATCAAATATTACCACAAGGAAAGAAGCAGAGCACCAACTTCGAAACGCGCTTAAAGAAGTACAAGATATTGAGTTTGCATTAAACCAATCAACGATTGTGGCTATTACAGATGAAAAAGGTAAAATCAAAACGGTAAATGATAAGTTCTGTGAAATATCTGGCTATACACGTGGAGAGCTAATCGGGGAAGATCATCGCATTTTGAATTCTTCCTATCATCCATCTCAGTTCTTCAAACAACTATGGAAGTCAATTGGCACAGGCCATGTTTGGAGAGGTGAAATTAGGAACAAAAAGAAAGATGGGACATTTTATTGGGTTGATACAACAATCATTCCGTTCATGAACGAAAGTGGAAAACCGTATCAATACTTATCCATTCGCAATGATATTACAGAGCGCAAAAAGACAGAAGAAGTGTTGCATCGACAAGATAAATTAGCAGCAGTAGGTCAACTAGCTGCAGGAGTTGCACACGAGATACGGAACCCCCTTACTTCAATGAGAGGGTATGCCGAATATCTTCAATTAGACGAGGAGGATCTTAATAGGAGAGATCTGCTCGATATTATTGTTGATGAAATTGAAAGGGTCAACGTCATTGTTGAAGAGTTTATGGTCTTATCAAAGCCGAGAGCCGTTCATTTAGAGGAAAAGAGAATAACCCCAATTATCCAAAACGTCTTATCATTATTAAATTATCAGGCCCGAAAAAATAAAGTATCCTTACAATTCCAAGAACCGAACGAGTCACCACTCCTTCATTGTGACGAGGACAGATTAAAACAAGTGTTTTTAAATCTTGTGAAAAATGGAATTGAAGCCAATGAACCTGGCGGTGAAGTAACGATCTTTATGGAATCATCAGACGAATTCTTAACGATATATGTACGTGATACAGGGGAAGGCATCCCAGAACATCAATTGAAACAGCTTGGGGAACCATTCTATACAACAAAAGAAAACGGGAACGGGTTGGGATTAATGATGACTTATAAAATCATTGAAAGTCATAACGGATCCATACGTGTAGAGAGTAAAAAAGGTCAAGGAACAACTTTCATTGTTTCGCTTCCAGTTCTAAGGGAAAATTGA
- a CDS encoding DUF1206 domain-containing protein, producing the protein MAGAMNDAKRAARRTEQKANQASQDVKPWVRGFARFGYTAKGAVYVLLGILSLMAALGVSGGKTTGTKGALATIASKPYGNIILWITAVGLIGYVMWRIIQVVKDPEHEGKDTSGIGKRIAYLISGIIYGALAYKAISLASSSLGSSGGSSGNSKQSLIAKVLSQPTGQWIIGAVGVVIIGYGLYEMYKGFTEKFKKEFKFGEMNQGEKKLVRRTGKYGLLARGVVMLIIGYFFIQMAMTASSQQATGLDAALGELASQPYGRWLLGIVSLGLALFGVFQILKGKNRHLKIS; encoded by the coding sequence ATGGCAGGTGCGATGAATGACGCGAAGCGTGCTGCTAGACGAACCGAGCAAAAAGCGAACCAGGCTAGTCAGGATGTAAAACCTTGGGTTCGGGGATTTGCACGTTTCGGGTACACAGCCAAAGGCGCCGTTTATGTTTTACTAGGAATCTTATCTTTAATGGCTGCACTAGGTGTTAGCGGAGGAAAAACAACAGGAACAAAAGGTGCTTTAGCCACAATTGCTAGCAAACCTTATGGAAATATCATTCTATGGATCACAGCAGTAGGATTAATTGGATATGTAATGTGGAGAATTATACAGGTAGTGAAAGACCCTGAACACGAAGGGAAAGATACATCAGGTATTGGTAAACGAATTGCTTACTTAATTAGTGGGATCATTTACGGAGCACTAGCTTATAAGGCCATATCACTGGCATCAAGCTCTTTGGGTTCTTCCGGTGGATCTTCAGGTAATTCAAAACAAAGTTTAATTGCGAAAGTTTTATCTCAGCCAACTGGACAATGGATTATTGGAGCAGTGGGTGTCGTCATAATTGGATATGGACTTTATGAAATGTACAAAGGGTTCACGGAGAAATTTAAGAAAGAATTTAAATTTGGTGAAATGAATCAAGGTGAAAAGAAACTTGTTCGACGTACAGGCAAATATGGTCTCTTAGCAAGAGGTGTTGTGATGCTAATCATCGGATATTTCTTTATCCAAATGGCTATGACAGCCAGTTCACAACAAGCAACTGGACTCGATGCTGCGTTAGGAGAATTAGCCTCTCAACCTTATGGTAGATGGTTATTAGGTATCGTTTCTCTTGGCCTTGCATTATTTGGTGTATTCCAGATCTTAAAAGGGAAAAATCGTCACTTAAAGATTTCTTAA
- a CDS encoding ABC-F family ATP-binding cassette domain-containing protein: MLNVNNVSLRFGDQKLFEDVNIKFTAGNCYGLIGANGAGKSTFLKILSGEIESQSGDVSLASNHRMAVLKQNHFEYEEYEVMQVVMMGYKRLYEVMQEKNEIYMKADFTEEDGMRAAELEGEFAEMNGWEAESDAARLLTGLGITEELHTKKMADLTGSEKVKVLLAQALFGNPDVLLLDEPTNHLDLRAIQWLEEFLINFEGTVIVVSHDRHFLNSVCTHIADLDFGKINVYVGNYDFWYESSQLAQKLAKEENKKKEQKAKELKEFIQRFSANKSKSKQATSRKKLLDKISLDDIQPSSRRYPYVAFKPDREIGNDLLTVEGLTKTIDGVKVLDNVSFTMNKDDKIALVGDNEIAKTTLFKIIMGEMEADEGTYKWGVTTSQSYFPKDNSAFFQNDDQTLVDWLRQYSPEDQTETFLRSFLGRMLFSGEEVKKKPSVLSGGEKVRCMLSKMMLSGSNVLLLDEPTNHLDLESITALNEGLTNFKGSMLFTSHDHQFIDTIANRIIEITPNGLIDKYMTYDEYINDEKVEQQRKELMQTS, translated from the coding sequence ATGCTTAATGTAAATAATGTTAGTTTACGATTTGGCGATCAGAAGTTATTCGAAGACGTCAATATAAAATTCACAGCAGGAAACTGTTACGGTTTAATCGGTGCAAATGGCGCTGGTAAATCAACGTTTCTTAAAATCCTTTCCGGCGAGATTGAATCCCAGTCTGGAGATGTTTCATTAGCATCTAATCATCGTATGGCTGTATTGAAACAGAACCACTTTGAATATGAAGAATATGAAGTAATGCAAGTTGTAATGATGGGGTATAAGCGTCTTTATGAAGTAATGCAGGAAAAAAATGAAATTTATATGAAAGCAGATTTCACTGAAGAAGATGGTATGCGTGCAGCAGAACTAGAAGGTGAATTCGCTGAAATGAATGGTTGGGAAGCAGAATCAGATGCAGCAAGATTACTAACGGGTCTTGGTATTACTGAAGAACTTCACACCAAAAAAATGGCGGACCTAACAGGTTCTGAGAAAGTAAAAGTACTTTTAGCTCAAGCACTATTTGGAAATCCGGATGTTCTACTTCTGGATGAGCCTACCAACCACCTTGACCTGCGTGCGATTCAGTGGCTTGAAGAGTTTTTAATTAACTTTGAAGGTACAGTTATCGTGGTTTCTCACGACCGTCACTTCTTAAACAGTGTATGTACTCACATTGCTGACCTTGACTTTGGTAAAATTAATGTCTATGTAGGTAACTACGACTTCTGGTATGAATCCAGTCAGTTAGCTCAAAAGTTAGCAAAAGAAGAGAACAAAAAGAAAGAACAAAAAGCAAAAGAACTAAAAGAATTTATTCAGCGATTTAGCGCGAATAAATCTAAATCTAAACAGGCTACTTCACGTAAGAAACTACTTGATAAAATATCACTTGATGACATTCAACCATCAAGTCGTCGTTATCCTTATGTTGCCTTTAAGCCTGACCGTGAAATTGGTAATGACCTTCTTACTGTAGAAGGGCTTACAAAAACCATTGACGGTGTGAAAGTACTAGATAATGTATCTTTCACTATGAATAAAGACGATAAAATTGCGCTTGTAGGCGATAATGAAATTGCCAAAACAACACTATTTAAAATCATTATGGGAGAAATGGAAGCAGATGAAGGGACGTACAAATGGGGAGTAACCACTTCTCAGAGCTATTTCCCGAAAGATAACTCTGCATTCTTCCAAAACGATGATCAAACTCTAGTCGACTGGTTACGTCAATATTCACCAGAAGATCAGACAGAAACGTTCCTTCGCAGTTTCTTAGGACGTATGCTATTCTCCGGTGAAGAAGTGAAGAAAAAACCAAGCGTGTTATCTGGGGGAGAAAAAGTACGCTGTATGCTTTCTAAGATGATGCTAAGCGGATCAAACGTTCTTCTATTAGATGAACCAACAAACCACTTAGACCTTGAATCCATCACTGCTTTAAACGAAGGGCTTACAAACTTCAAAGGGTCCATGCTTTTCACTTCTCATGACCATCAGTTCATTGATACGATTGCAAACCGAATTATTGAAATCACACCAAATGGTCTAATCGACAAATATATGACGTATGACGAGTATATTAACGATGAGAAAGTAGAACAGCAGCGTAAAGAATTAATGCAAACATCATAA